A stretch of Hydractinia symbiolongicarpus strain clone_291-10 chromosome 9, HSymV2.1, whole genome shotgun sequence DNA encodes these proteins:
- the LOC130657181 gene encoding histamine H2 receptor-like, translating into MFNTSIEHHTYKVSDEGRFVKLTVLITLELVAFFGNLLFIFAVFYRRPIHKQTRTYIYLSFVSITNLGAAIFVIPFPIITLATGKWALGSEMCYFNGYMNSFWLTSCVYSITVLSVHKYFTIARPMLRNASYKPVAYRIFFTMILSVVVTTIPFAKNRVYFNPYTAQCAIKIDDIGYVVYIILSSYFIPTFINVLVYWRIFIALEKHGRRLRFTTFYNANVMDAQKRMMKTLYLAFMSFIFSWTPFFIYAVLYVARDKSASSKYFLAIAYMAGFSNSAFNPLLFIFRNLQIKNCWLSVFKKKEIPKLALVPSLSRPNESFDDDRRTSYFGPELNFDFSTQNELRNNFGHSDVRLSSFKESNEIEIKFESALEMYANNHTESSKL; encoded by the coding sequence ATGTTTAATACATCAATTGAGCATCACACCTACAAAGTTAGTGACGAAGGGAGATTCGTAAAATTAACTGTGTTGATAACATTAGAATTGGTGGCATTCTTTGGCAACTTACTTTTCATTTTTGCAGTTTTCTACCGCCGTCCCATCCACAAACAAACAAGAACGTATATCTATCTTAGTTTTGTCTCGATAACCAATTTAGGAGCTGCCATATTTGTTATCCCGTTTCCAATTATAACGTTAGCAACAGGGAAATGGGCACTAGGTTCAGAAATGTGTTATTTTAATGGCTATATGAATTCGTTTTGGCTGACATCCTGCGTTTACTCTATAACTGTCTTGTCAGTGCACAAGTATTTCACAATAGCTCGACCCATGCTTCGAAACGCATCTTATAAACCTGTTGcttacagaattttttttaccatgatCCTCTCGGTTGTTGTAACCACAATACCCTTCGCGAAGAATAGGGTTTACTTTAACCCGTACACAGCTCAATGCGCTATTAAAATTGATGATATTGGTTACGTTGTTTATATCATATTAAGTTCATACTTCATACCCACCTTTATCAATGTTTTGGTGTATTGGAGAATATTCATCGCACTCGAAAAACACGGCAGACGACTGAGATTTACCACCTTTTATAACGCAAACGTCATGGATGCACAGAAAAGAATGATGAAGACATTGTATTTAGCGTTTATGTCGTTTATATTCAGCTGGACGCCGTTCTTTATTTATGCAGTTTTATACGTCGCACGAGATAAAAGCGCGTCATCGAAGTATTTTCTAGCGATAGCCTATATGGCTGGGTTTTCAAACAGCGCGTTTAACccgttattatttatatttcgaaatctacaaataaaaaattgctgGTTGTCGgttttcaagaaaaaagaaataccaAAGTTGGCGTTAGTGCCGTCACTCTCACGTCCCAATGAATCATTCGACGACGACAGACGAACGTCTTATTTTGGACCAGAATTGAATTTCGATTTTTCAACACAAAACGAACTGCGAAATAATTTTGGACACAGTGATGTCAGACTTTCAAGTTTCAAAGAATCGAACGAGATTGAAATCAAATTTGAAAGTGCACTTGAGATGTACGCTAACAATCATACAGAAAGTTCCAAACTTTGA
- the LOC130657249 gene encoding potassium voltage-gated channel protein eag-like, whose translation MEKEGENKFLENVIEASKELDAPFLIANAVINHHPIIFCSHLFAAETGFSRNEVTRKDIFLDFLYGKQTSKSAKRDYERAIRYKKQVQIEMILYSKNEEKRWWLVTTHLIKESSSGEICLYLVLFSDITHAKPRILDSPKRKWKKAAHKLLGKADMNIFRSNLLSKGKKPKKKKTLDMESIQSKMKDAFIPQYGGEKIQVPKFVILQTLKWKSIWDALILCCILYTSCVVPFTLCFPYTGFILTIFDTIVDTMFLTDIILTFFTTYIDEKTGELIRSLKMIRWKYLKTWFAFDFISSLPYGIVNFFDQTSSFVGIFRLLKMVRLIRLGKTGKKMKRYMQNKTVTLAVWLLAFCLCAHWMACIWFAIALKIDKPYHTPHSWLTILAQVYEQPFSFDENHEIIDGTGPSLAAMYISALYYTMSSVTTCGFGNIAPNTSAEKVFGCTTMLLGCVLYALIFGQVTNIISQLQKNSNEFSEQLNSIKQFNTTYKVPELVAKRVENYYKATWAVTKGTDEEEILKTCPRDLQSDLCLHIHSQILTDRAFKGVSLTALRVLSRYFDTIRTSPGDKLIYQGESVESLYFVATGSLEVKQGDDLIGLIGPSDVFGMRLADEGSGRSLYDVEACSFGTIHSICTGLVHEALALYPEDLDKIKYQLILSFDITRQVKIMTKSGELFTTEMPESMKEKEPVSETNVYTNGDDITALDYSQTSDVLAGMSELKGELRRETERMNSKMGVVEAQMMLVLKLLRRNNTIDVDPEIGMRLNQLESVENIDEAGEWFVADSQGWKEIPPENARKESVFKPPDFTIVTVAEKMKDLSESHNDPTTLQREKKNANKGAVKEKANENDSKSKKKPRSAKHPIKQPKSTPDTDDTETLIETIRL comes from the exons atggagaAAGAAGGGGagaataaatttttagaaaatgtaaTAGAGGCGTCCAAAGAATTAG aTGCGCCATTTTTAATCGCCAATGCAGTCATCAACCATCATCCGATTATTTTCTGCAGCCATTTGTTTGCTGCGGAGACCGGATTCTCTAGAAATGAAGTTACTCGCAAAGATATTTTTTTGGATTTCTTGTACGGAAAACAGACAAGCAAATCCGCGAAACGAGATTATGAACGCGCTATACGATATAAAAAGCAAGTTCAAATTGAGATGATTTTGTACAGTAAAAATG AGGAGAAACGTTGGTGGCTTGTAACAACGCATTTAATCAAGGAAAGTAGTAGTGGTGAAATATGTTTGTATCTTGTCTTGTTCAGTGACATCACTCACGCCAAACCAAGAATTCTAG ATTCTCCAAAAAGAAAATGGAAAAAGGCAGCACACAAATTGTTGGGCAAAGCTGACATGAATATTTTCCGCTCCAATCTATTATCGAAAGGTAAGAAgccgaaaaaaaagaaaacgttgGATATGGAAAGT ATACAAAGCAAAATGAAGGACGCTTTCATACCACAGTATGGCGGTGAAAAAATCCAAGTcccaaaatttgtcattttacaAACGCTAAAATGGAAATCTATATGGGACGCATTGATCCTTTGTTGTATCTTGTATACGTCATGTGTGGTCCCTTTTACACTTTGTTTCCCGTACACTGGATTTATACTGACAATCTTTGATACAATTGTTGACACCATGTTTCTGACAGAtatcattttaacattttttactaCATACATTGATGAAAAAACTGGGGAATTAATAAGAAGCCTAAAAATGATTCGCTGGAAGTATTTGAAAACTTGGTTTGCGTTCGATTTCATCTCTTCTCTACCGTATGGTATTGTCAATTTCTTTGACCAAACTTCT AGTTTTGTTGGTATTTTCCGCCTGTTAAAAATGGTTCGTCTCATAAGATTAGGAAAGACTGGCAAAAAAATGAAACGCTACATGCAGAATAAGACTGTCACTCTAGCGGTGTGGCTACTCGCCTTTTGTTTATGTGCACATTGGATGGCGTGTATTTG GTTTGCTATTGCTTTAAAAATTGACAAACCATATCACACTCCACACAGCTGGTTGACTATACTAGCTCAAGTGTACGAACAACCGTTCAGTTTCGACGAAAACCATGAAATCATAGACGGGACAGGCCCCTCTTTAGCAGCTATGTATATATCTGCGCTCTACTACACCATGAGTAGTGTGACAACCTGTGGGTTCGGTAATATTGCACCCAACACAAGCGCTGAAAAAGTATTTGGATGTACTACTATGCTGTTAGGAT GTGTTTTGTATGCTTTAATTTTCGGCCAAGTCACCAATATCATCTCTCAACTCCAAAAAAATTCAAACGAGTTTTCAGAACAGTTGAATTCAATAAAGCAATTCAACACTACGTACAAAGTACCAGAGCTTGTTGCAAAGAGAGTTGAGAATTATTATAAAGCAACATGGGCGGTTACCAAAGGAACAGACGAGGAAGAG ATTTTAAAAACGTGTCCACGAGACTTACAATCAGATTTATGTCTTCACATTCATTCCCAAATTCTCACTGATCGTGCGTTCAAAGGCGTATCCTTAACTGCGTTACGAGTTTTATCTCGATATTTCGATACAATTCGCACATCACCAGGCGATAAATTGATTTATCAGGGCGAAAGTGTCGAATCCTTATACTTTGTCGCAACTGGATCGTTAGAAGTAAAGCAAGGCGATGATCTGATAGGATTAATTG GTCCATCCGATGTGTTTGGTATGCGTTTGGCTGATGAAGGTTCGGGACGGTCACTATACGACGTGGAAGCGTGCTCCTTTGGTACCATTCATTCGATATGTACAGGACTTGTGCATGAAGCGCTTGCCTTATACCCAGAAGATTTGGACAAAATAAAATACCAATTGATTTTGTCTTTCGATATCACAAGACAG GTGAAAATTATGACAAAAAGTGGAGAATTGTTCACAACTGAAATGCCTGAATCAATGAAGGAAAAAGAGCCGGTAAGCGAAACAAATGTGTACACGAATGGTGATGATATTACAGCTTTGGATTATTCCCAAACAAGTGACGTTTTAGCTGGAATGAGCGAGTTAAAGGGTGAACTACGCCGTGAAACAGAACGTATGAACTCTAAAATGGGAGTAGTCGAGGCGCAAATGATGTTAGTGTTAAAATTACTACGAAGGAATAACACTATTGATGTTGACCCAGAAATTGGAATGCGTTTGAACCAACTTGAATCTGTAGAAAACATCGATGAAGCTGGAGAATGGTTTGTTGCAGATTCTCAGGGCTGGAAGGAGATACCTCCAGAAAACGCACGCAAAGAAAGTGTTTTTAAACCGCCTGATTTCACTATAGTGACGGTGGCCGAAAAAATGAAAGATTTATCGGAAAGTCACAACGACCCAACAACGTTacaaagagaaaagaaaaatgcaaaTAAAGGTGCAGTTAAGGAGAAAGCAAACGAAAATGACTCGAAGTCTAAAAAGAAGCCTAGAAGCGCCAAACATCCTATCAAACAACCGAAAAGTACTCCTGATACAGACGATACTGAAACATTGATTGAAACAATTCGTCTCTAA